The following is a genomic window from Liolophura sinensis isolate JHLJ2023 chromosome 10, CUHK_Ljap_v2, whole genome shotgun sequence.
TGAATGATACATCTATATTTTATTATACGCttatgttttgtgaaaagtTCTTCTGAAAAATCAGGTAAAGGACATCGTGCATTCAACAGTGTTGTTGTTCCTCTTTCAGTGGAAGCTACTAAACCAACAATGAAGAAATCCATGGCAGATTCAGAGAATGTTCACCCCTCAGAACCAGTGGGACAAAAGGTATTtgcaaaaacacattttgatttGTGATTGACTTGTTTTGATTTATGTCCATTGAAGAGATAATCTGGCATTGCAGTAAAGGTAGGGCTTGGACACAAGCTTTCCACAATTAGTTAGTTGCCTCATAGTGCTGTATGTTAACATCTGGAAGATGCTCCCTGTACTGACCTACCAGGACACAGAcatctgaagaagaaaaaaaacttctctCAATCATGTTAATATCTCTTCATAAGGAAAAACTACCAAGATAGGTTTTCAAGTTGTAACAAAGAGCAAATTTAGCATCAAAATCTAAAGTTTTTCCTTCTGGTTGAAagtttgtgaagaaaatgtgtatgaagtgaCAAAGAAATCCACCAACTTGGCATAAATAAAGTCACTGATCATTCTAAATGGTGATTCTGGATCTTGTGCTCACTGTGATAAAGTGTGACAAAACCATAAAACTAATAACACCAAAGTGGAAaagatcacacaaacaaattgtgaaaaaattgTTATCCTGTCCAGTAATCCCTTTGCACCTTATTAAACATGAATTTGTTCATGGACATCTTTCAGCACAAACCTGTGGCAGGCTCTGACTCAGACACTGACGATGGGGCCCCTGTCATCAAAAAGCCAACGAAGTCTCGGACATTCAGGCGAGGCTTGACCTCTCAGAGTTCCATCGCCTGTCAGCCCACGCCCCTTATCGAGAAGACAGAGAGCAGTAGTATATACTCCACCAGGGTCAGCAACTGTATGAATGCTCTGAGAAAGGGGAAGCTAGGCATACGTGTGGATCTGGCAGATTCGAGTTCTGGTGAGAGTATACAATTGTTTGTTCCTTTGGTTAAGGTTTTATATCCCTGCTACAAAGTAAAGTGGGTTATTCTGTTTATGTGAAGTTTAATTTTTAGTATCTGAAACACCACAttaagacttacatgtatgctcacagaaatgaaaagttaaataatttAACATTGGATTTAATATGTTCCTGAAAGTCTGGTGtgcaacaatattttatttacttattctcTTGCTTAGCATTCAGTTTGCTTTTCACATCTTCCAGACAATGAAGAAGGGGGATTTATTGAATCAGGAaagcaagggagacaacccagTGCAGAACACTTGACAGACGATATCAACCTGCATGACCTGTAGGTACCTGCAAatagaacatgtatatatataaaactagGCTGACAGAATCAGGGTGGGCaatctgaatgaaaaaaatgaaaacacgaAAGCCCAAGATAAATGTTCAGACATTAATTGCGGTAAtggtatgaaaatgttgtgaCATTTCCAAATGTTGTGTTGGTTTGGAGACATTAGAATCTTGATTGTGTTTTGTGAATAATGTGTGAggattgtttattgttttgtgtaaacttattttttatttgtataaataagGGTATAAGACTTATTATAAATACattcttcctctccggccgtacgtgggaaggtttgccagttATGGGTTTCCCGCAGgtgctgcccggtttccacccaaattaatgctggccgccgtggtataagtgaaaatattcttgagtacagcataaatcaccaatcaaatagataaataaatacatttacttccTCAGAAATACATGTCCTGTTACAAAAGTTTGTCCCATTTCATTGTTGAATTGTTCAATCATTGAAGTTCATTTAGTTGTACCATCTTCAGAATGGTatgggaccggcccggatagcacagttggtggagcatccgcttcgggacctgtagatccaggatcaatccttggtcgagtcacacctaagactttaaaagaggaagttgtaacttccttgcttggcgttcagcatgaaggggatagtgcaacgactggttgacccgtatcagcataatggctcgggcggggcggcttacttgccttcggtaagtcgtctcagtgatgcagcactaaataaaagagcggtggaaatccgtcctgcaacaaggaggcacattacacgtgcatgcaccctaatgattccttcgtcgtcatatgactgaaaaattgttgagtacgacgttaaaccccaagcactcactcactcactcagaatgGTATGAATTTGGCTTTATAAATTCTGTTGCCGTATTTTACGATTGTTGTTTACATCCATAGgtaagaacttttcacttacaccatACACCAACTATATTATGAAGGCAAAAAAATCTGCTTGTATCAGAATTGTTCATATGATAACTTTTTGTCCAAATGTAAGGTTTACTGTACAAATTGAGACACTCTGGCGGAAACAAAAAGAATACCTGATATAGCATTTGTGTATCtaaaaagaaaactgtattGATAAGATTGAGAACAGATTGTTTCGCTTTCTGTGCCATGATGTCTAGGCCTTGATGGCAGTCAGCCATTTGTGTATTAAAACAAAGCTGTTGTGTATTTCCCACAGTTTCTTAGTCCTGATCACTGTCAGATTTAATCCAGTCAGTGCACCTTTTGTTCACAGGTCTCAGAATTCCCCACCTAGAGATGACTCTCAGACGTTAGCAAACAGATCtcccacccctcccccctcccctccatCTTCCCCCAAAACCTTGTACCCCTCTACTGTCGGGAACAAGCTGAGCACCAATGTCAGGAATGCTATCAAGTGAGTGTTCGTCTTTGATTTGTTGTgctctgccagcaacttgcgcatagttgtgggtttcccctaggctctgcccgtttccctccaaccataatgctggacgcattaaatattcttgagtgtggcgtaaaacacgagttaaataaatagataaataaatcgatTTGTTGTAAAATACAGGGATTCTCCCTTCTGTTACTTTTATCCCCATAACAGTCCTAGGCTGTACTTTGCGATTGTTATTTAATATATTGAGAATATTTAGGCAAAACGGTTGTCCATCTGTCTGCACTGTAAGGATGTTTTACGAATGAGATTTCTTGTAGCAAAAAATACTAGTGATAATTTGAACTTTTATGTGTAATCTTTCATGATCTCCATAAAACCTCTCAAATAAAACCACTCAAATAAATCCACTCAAATAAAACCACTCAAATAAAACCACTCAAATAAAGGGATTCATGTTCTCCCTCAAATTAGCTTTCTGCTGtcctgagagaaaaaaaatacagtgaaataaaaacaaaaaaatacaattatagatgctaaaaaaattaatgcttaatgtttatttataataatattacGTGTGTGTTGACTGGATGGTATTTGTGCAGATTTCTCCATTCTCCACACCTGACTGATTACACCCCATTAGAAGACCAGGACTTGATATTTGACGGGGAAGAGCCGGCTGACACAGTCCGAAAGATGATGGTCAAGGTTCGCAGCCGGTCAGGCATCCAGAGGTTCTCACTCAAAATGGTGAACACATTCATTAGTCTTAATGTTTTTCTTAATGCAGAACAGATATGTATCTCTTGCATATAAAGCTGCCCTTTTGTTAACATTGAATCaagtccattttttttattaccaaGTAACATTGAATCAGTTCCTGCTACGTGAATATGTGTATAATTTAGCACTGAACACTGTTAACTTCACATTCTAATGCAATCATGAGTCCTGTCAAGCTCAAGACTAAATTTGTTTTGCAAGATAGCTCTGTTGAAAATGGTATTGCAAGTTTCACACATGATTTAtaaattggtgtttaacgttttACAACACTTGAtctatattaatattattaaaaatttgaaaaagcaTACCATGTTCTTACTCAAATTAAATAGTGATGTGAATCTCATTTTTCAGACAGAAACATTTAAGAGAATATTTTCTGAAATGGCTGAACACGAGGGTGTAAAGGAGGGTCAGATTGTGATGTTTCGACGAGAAGAGTCCATTAGGCCTGCACATACTCCGGAGTCACTCAGTCTTCACGTTGCCGATATTATAGGTATGTGTTATGTGAATGTGTCAGTGCACACACAGGCACAGGAGACTTGTTGGAATTGTAATCTGATTGAAATCAGATTGTATGTATATCACTTTGCTAACAACGACCCGACACATTCCACTGCTCGAAACAGGGCAACTGTCAGGGACACACCCAAAGCTGGGGGTAACTTTATATGGCAAATCATGAGTCACGATGCCACTGCCAAGCAACAGCATGATCGCAAAGTCAACATTTGGCTGCAGAGCAAGTCGAATCCATTTatagttgttgttgtactcCCATCGGCCAGTTGTTTCAGTGTAACGAACTTAAATCCGCAGAACAAACATTCAGTTGAAGAATAGCGATTAGACTAACATTTCCACCATGTTTCCGAGCCAAGCTACTTTTGTTGCAGGGAAGGgggaatttcccttttttcttaCAGACATCAACTGTTTCCAGCGAAAATGAGCTCTTTAGAAAGCCTCGTATTGATGGGTCACTATTGCCAATGACGTCATCTCCATTCAGTGGAGGTCAAGGGATATGAAGTGTGTAGTATAAGCGTCTGCGCTCAGTGTTTATGGTGCCTTTGTAAGTGGCTGACAATGCTCCTGTGGCTGCTAACCATCAGTCTAACTTTTGTTGAcagccacttgtcttccatcgaTCTGCTGTCTGCATCTGTACGTCATACCTGGGAAAATTCGTCAGTATCTCATCAAAGGCACTCTGATGTTTTTCTCCATTCCTAAATCTGTTCAACTTTGTAGAAGGAAAATTCATTAAGTATAAACAgtaatcagataaatcaataatatatttgtcaaccattgtaagtaaaaaattcttgtgtatggtgttaAACCAGGAACATAGATTTTACTTCGTGTTGTGTCAACCttttcatgtagaaaaacaagtTTGAGTGCAAGTTATGCGCAGAAATAATTTGATGTGAGCAATGGTTGCTAATGAACAGACATCAAATTGAACGTAAGATTTCCATAGCGATTGTCTATCTGCCTGTTATAATATATACTGTGCAAAGTAGGAAAAGTTAACAGGCTGAATACAATGATGCATGTGGTTAACAATAACTGCTgccatatgcatgtatgtgaaaaattattgagcaagGCGTAagacactaattaaataaataaaacattttacaaaatcttTCATATTATAGGCGAAAACATACTAGTTTATTACTCTGGTGAAGAATCAGAAGTTTGGGGCAGAATGggataatttttgttttaagaataTCCTGATGAAGTTATTGTGTGTGtgacgttgttgtagtcagATTTATCCTGTGATGCCCTGGGATGTCATCGTCTTCACACATTATAAGTTGAAGTTGTTTTCTGTGTATTATTTCAGACTGTCGTATAGGAGGTGAGGCCGACATGAACGAAAGTCTGGATTGTTCTTTGGTGGAAAATGTCATCACGATTTTCATCCAGGGGAAAGATTCAAGATCCAAAACTGCCATCAAAATGAGAAAGGTTGGCTTAAATGATGAATGCTcagcagtttttttctttttacttcaTGCTATTGATGAACACATTTTCTTTAATCTCCATCTTTGTGTCTGAAAGCCTTGTAATCAGGTGAGGATCAGGTTCATACAGATAACTAACAGTGGCAATCCTAGTGCTCAACACAACATCTTAGGCTAACTACCCACTGATCgttatcagtatactgtgacatgGTTTGGACGTCATGCCTTGTGTCTTTGGCAGGGCATTtgagtgaggcagcattatgaatatttgctgcaagaaaaaacaaaaccataatAATTTTGTAAGCTATATTTAACCCAAGTGATTCTGACAGCATTTAATTCTTTGACATTGGAAAGAAGAAATTTAACAGTGttggatatatgtatattattctGTTCATGAATCACTTTGCTAATACGAAAAGTGTGAAAACTTTGGTGTGATCTGTACAATGTTGTATGAATAAAGTCATTCCGGCATCATTGCCGAATTTTATGCAGTTTTAGTACCAGTGAAAATTATTAAAAGTTGACAATGATTTCTGAGTGTGATAACCCCAAATGGTTACTGTCTGTTACAGGATGATCCTTTAGAGACTGGATTGCAGAAGTATTGTAAGCAAAGTGGTGCCACCATGGAAACCATGTCTTTGGTGTTTGATGGGGATGTTGTGAGTGTCAACCAGACGCCAGATGACCTGGACATGGAAGATGGCGACTGCATAGATGTTATAACAACGGGTAAAAAATCCAAGTCAAGAAAAGTGTAACAGAAAAGTGACAGTTTTATCAACATTTAGTATACAGAGGAGTGTGGAATCTGAAACAGTTGgtgaaaaaaatactgttttaCTGGTTGGAGAGAAAAAATACTGCTTTACCCACCTGTAGTGGAGACATCAGGTTGGCATGGGGAAGCACTGCTGCTCTGTAAAGATTTGTTGGACTTGGACAGTTGCTAAAGTAACTGATCCACCAATCAATGGACAGCAAAGTGTGAATAATTAAAGCATGGCATTATTAACCTGACATGCACTCTTGGTAATCTATGCATTAGCGAAGACCATGCAGCATTCATGACTGGCAACTTTATGACAATCgccaaataaaaaatatatattttaatacacatgcattacatgtaagtcagctGCAATATCCTGAATTACCATTACGTAGAGCTTAGCATTCTCTTTGGGGTTGTGCCAGTAGTGTGCTATGGACCTACCAGATGTTTTTGTGCTATGAACCTACCAGATGTTAGTGTGCTA
Proteins encoded in this region:
- the LOC135476664 gene encoding NFATC2-interacting protein-like; this translates as MDNYISIPESDSDGEPSRETATCILISSDSGEEDNITVKGRTSRSRETKKGWSFLPQSLRNPRKRTTEATKPTMKKSMADSENVHPSEPVGQKHKPVAGSDSDTDDGAPVIKKPTKSRTFRRGLTSQSSIACQPTPLIEKTESSSIYSTRVSNCMNALRKGKLGIRVDLADSSSDNEEGGFIESGKQGRQPSAEHLTDDINLHDLSQNSPPRDDSQTLANRSPTPPPSPPSSPKTLYPSTVGNKLSTNVRNAIKFLHSPHLTDYTPLEDQDLIFDGEEPADTVRKMMVKVRSRSGIQRFSLKMTETFKRIFSEMAEHEGVKEGQIVMFRREESIRPAHTPESLSLHVADIIDCRIGGEADMNESLDCSLVENVITIFIQGKDSRSKTAIKMRKDDPLETGLQKYCKQSGATMETMSLVFDGDVVSVNQTPDDLDMEDGDCIDVITTGKKSKSRKV